Genomic DNA from Oncorhynchus clarkii lewisi isolate Uvic-CL-2024 chromosome 5, UVic_Ocla_1.0, whole genome shotgun sequence:
GACTGGCTACAAGCGTGACTTCCTTAATGTGGGCTGTGATGTTGACTTCGAGGGTCCCATAATCCACGCAGCAGCCGTGGTGGGCTATGACGGCTGGCTTGCCGGGTACCAGATGGCCTTCGATATGGCCAAGTCCAAACTGGCCCAGAACAACTTCGCCCTGGGATACAAGGCTGGAGACTTCCAGCTCCACACCAACGTGTGAGTATCTCAGTGCAGTGTGTCATGGCTAAAAACACTGGTTTTGTTTTTGTGAATCATCATAAATGTAGAAATGTGTTAGATGATACAAGTTTGGTAACTGTTGCCCTGTGTCTCTCTAATAGAAAATGAATCCATAGAATGGCATGGAACCTCATGTTAGGTCAAAATGACACAACGACAAGATTCCAGTTTAACGTTTACTCAGCCATATTAGCGCAGTACATGGTTGCCATTGCACTTAGGCCGTGTTCATCAACGAGACTCCTGCGCAGGCGCACTAATAAGGGTGATAGCGCCGTAATAACAGAAATATCGGGAAACTTAAAACATAAACGTAACACCTCTAACCCTAGCAATTTGACTGGTTAACTCATGGGTTCACCCATAATGCCACCATTGACATGAATGGGGAAGGCCCGTTCTATGCATTCTTTCTCAGTAATAATGTCATGGAGCAGGGAGGTATTCATTCATTTTAGGATGGTTTCTTACTGTATcttgccccctctctctttcaggaACAATGGAGAGAGGTTGTCTAGGAGTGTGAACTAGTGCTTGATTTGGGCAtgtctatctgttctctctcctctttcagtaATGATGGGACTGAGTTTGGAGGTTCTATCTACCAGAAGGTGGATGACAAGCTGGAGACGGCGGTCACTCTGGCCTGGACGGCCGGCAGCAACAACACACGCTTCGGCATCGCAGCCAAATACGCCCTGGACAAAGATGCTTCCCTGTCtgtgagtaacacacacacactctgtctcttaGTCTCAACCCAGGCTCTTGCTGTAGCCCCACCCCTAGCAGGGATGCAGCTCTTTGCAATTCATTCAGTTTTGCTCACCAGAACACGTTCAATGACTGCCTGTGTCTCCCCCTGCAGGCCAAAGTGAACAACGCCAGCCTGATTGGAGTCGGCTACACCCAGACCCTCAGGCCAGGTGAGTCACAATCACGATTGTGATCTAATGACTGATTGATTTGATTACAATTCATGATATCCTCTGAGCAAGGTCTCTGAGCACAACTGTCATTTTAGGTCGAGCTATACTGCTTTACATCTCCAGTAAATTCCTCTCCTCTGTAGGTGTGAAGGTGACTCTGTCAGCCCTGATCGACGGGAAGAACTTCAACACCGGCGGCCACAAAGTGGGCCTGGGCTTTGAGCTGGAGGCATAGAGCGGCAGGGAACAAGACCCAACAACCAAGAGAAGAGCCCAGAACCAATCACCCCCATTCCCAACCCCACACACCCTACCACAGCCCTTATCCAAAACCATCATCCTGTAGACACTCcattcccacctctctctcacacaccacagTCCctttacactcacacacattgaGTGTTTTGGCAGTAATAGTCAAACCTGTGGCCGTCATGTCCATCTTGACTAAAGTGGCTAAAATACATGAATGAATACCGAGACCGAGAGAGGCATTCTGTAATGTCATGGCCGTTATAGTCTAGCCTTTTGGTTTAGTTGGTTAGTTATCACTACCGGTCATCTAGTTTGAAATTGAGTGTTTCAGTCTGAGTGCATAAAGGCAAGCACTGGGGATGGATACCTCCCCTTTTAGCTGACGTTGTACAGAAACACTGGCTAagtttttttttgtgtaaatcTTCTGACTGGTTACTGAAGTGGCACTAATATTTCAGTAGGAGTTTGGCTGTAGTAGTCCTCGGTAAACGTGTCGCTCGGCGTGAACTTACATACGTTTATTTTCCCCTTCGTATTTCATTGTAAGCATGTCTGAATGAATACCGGGTGTAGGACCGAAGGCTTCGTAAGGATGGAAGCCGGATGCATTTGAAGCCCGGTGTTCTCTTGGTTTAAAAAGAATGCCGTCTGTTTCTTTTGTATTGGTTTGAGTATAAAATGTTTCGGTGTATTTTGGTTGTGCTGTGTTCAGTTGTGGACCATGTTGTCCGTTTAAACCCAGTGTGATCGTAGGGTGTTTGTGATTTTGGATGGGCACAACTTCAATTGTATGCCACTTCAGCCAATTTTCTTTCAATTCCTGACTTGACCGAACTGAGATTTTAAGTGAGCCCAACCCTGAGAGGGAACCAACCATTTCACCACCGCTACAGTCTGCTGTTACTGTAACTACACTGAAGACGGGAGTCTGCAAGAGAGTTTAAGGAAGATTCTACATTACGCATACAGCGCTAGAAACGGAAGGACCTATTAGGATTATTGTCGGCTGAATGCAGTTCTACATGTCCCAAAACGCAATATATCTTCATCTCCTTGTCTTTGCTCTGAGGCCACTCTTCTTTAGAGGACAGCTGGTAGGTGAAAGCAATATGGTGAAATCTTCCCAGTAGGTGAGAAAAGATGGCATTTCTACAGTGTTGCTTATATCTATCTACTCTTAAGATCTGTGGtcacatgaagagggatgtggaTGTTGTTGCTCATGCTGCTTTAGACTACACTCCTTCCTGGCTGTCATTGGTGACCTTGGGAGCCAAACGACCCTCCCTGTATGTCCCACTCTCTGTACATAGTATACATATTCTCCTCCCGAGTTTCACTCGTACGGTGAGACATTTGAAGGGATGCTGTTGTGTAGGCTCGGTCCCTCCTTTACCAAGTCATAAACCATGACTCCATGTATCTTTTGTTTTCTTTCCAATTTTGTCATAATTATGAATCTTTTTGAATTGGTTGTGTTCGAGACACAGCATCTCGTTTTTTCCCCCCAACCTCAAGTAATGGAATTGTAATTAAAAAAAGCTTGTCTTGATGATGTCTTTTATTTCTCAATGTTATTTTGAGAATATTTGTGGTCCATTAACACCTTAGTGAGAATGGTAGTGATAGAGAGTTGAGATTATAGATAACAACGTGATGAGTAGAGGCACGGTGTTTCTGAGATTGTACCATACCAGCCTGCTTATTCCAGTATTTGGTTCAGTTTgaatatgtattttttattttaaatgatttCTGGGGCTTCAGAACAAGCATTATGTCCCAAACCCCTTGGTCGCTGTCAACCAGATAGATGAATAGTTCAGAAAGCATGATACAGTTTAATCCAATATAGGTTGTTAGCAAAATACAACTACTTCATCACATTTTCCTGTGCTGCTCTTGGCCCTGTCTTTGTCATTGCCACAACCAGACTCATTTGGTACGATTACTAATATCTTCCTCTATTGCGGTGTTATTCAACTCTTAACCTACGAGGTCTGGAGCTTGCTGGTTTTTTGTTTAGCCCTGATAACTAATTGCACACATCtgttgtctcaggtctaaatcagttccTGATCAGAAGGGAACATTGAACAAATGAAGTGGAACTGGCTTCggggtccagagttgagtttgaaggcTCTATTGGGAGCGggtctgtgtattactgtcagtagTTTGCCTAACAGCATCATGGGGGAATGAGCAGTGGTGCTTCACCATGACCACAACTCCTGATTTTGACTCCTCTTCAGATGTGCAGGCTATGATATTAGCCCTACCTATCCTATCTCATACCTAAATGGTAATTATCTAGAAACCAAGGGGCTCATTCCTGGATGGTGCTAAGTTACAGAACGTAGAAAAGACGATTATCTGACATGATTAGCCTTCATCGTGGAGATACTCCTCATTCTCAGACATACGTCAATGTTTTTCCCCCAATGGTGGGCTCTGACGAGTAACGTGGGCTTTGTTTGCTTGATGGATCACAAGAAACACCAAAAGTCTTTAGGCTCCAAAAGACTATGGGCCAAAACAGTTATTGGAACTGACACTGTCCAGTATCTTTTCTCAGGACacgtctttctctgtccctgtcttctGTCATCTCAACATCCCTCTGTAGGTCTCTCATAGCAGGTTGACCTTCGCCACAACCTGTTTACAGCCTGTCCGGGCATACACCCGGCCCCATACCACGGGGTAGTACTCTATCTCCCCTGCCAGCCTCTCAATGTTGGTACGGTCCGGGTAGAACCCCTCCCTCATCATCTCATCCAGGAAGCACTCTGTCACGTGACCTTTCTCCAGCAGGGTCAGAGGTATGAGTTCAGCTTCTGCCCACAGTGGGTGGAGCATCTCCAGCGTGTTCCGCAACAACGGGGTCAGCTCCTTGACGAAGTTGCCATGGTACTCAGACACGGTCATCATGGAGTCGCTGGAGGAGTTGTGCAGCAGGTGCTTAGTGATGTGATTGTGTCCTTGGTTGCTAAGGAACAGGTAGACTGCGTTAAGGTATTCGTTGGAGAGTTTTGATTGCACCAGATCCCGCAGCGCATCAAGCAGCTCTGGGTGAAGGTGCTCTGCTTCGTCAAAGATGAATACTGGaattttctcctcctcctctgctctcagCACTGTCTCCGACACTAAGATTGTCAGCGCTCGGGCGCATCGCCAGGCGTCATCCTCCAGGGGGCAGTGGTGCAACACAAAGTACTGGAGAACCAGGGGCTCCCCCACTACTGAGCGGAAGTGCCCAGCTAGGAGTCTCCCTACGTGGCTCTTTCCCACGCCGCTGGTTCCATGTAAGGAGAGGACCAGGGGTTTATTGTGGACGTAGGTAGAGAGGTAGTCTCTGAGTTGGGCTAACAGAGCCTCCATCGCCCCCTGCTGGCCAAACACCTCCCTGCACAGAGTCTTCTCTAATCCCTCCAGGTCATACCTCAGGACATGGTCGTCAAGGTTTTCTATGGCATTATACAcctgtatggagggagggagggataaagtaCAGAATGAGACattaaaacacagacacagacaaagaggaagatgaagatcaacctcacacacatacacattacctggaggaagaggatggtgcagaggaggaagaggcagtTCTTTGCTCGGCTGTGTTCCTTTATGACAGGGGCCCTGCACCCCCCTCCACTGGGGAACATGACCCGCCgcgacttcttcttcttcttcttttggaGGAGCGAGGAGAAGGTCGTGGTGGTGCTGGAGGGGGTCAACCCCTCAAAGGTGAAGATTTTGGGGCTGGTGCGAACAGGGGCCCCAGTGAAGAGACCAGCCCCTACCACTGGCCCTACTACACCCAGCCCGGCTAACTCCAGCCGTCGTTTCTTCATGGTCAGGTATTTCTGTCTAATGCGAACCACAGCACGTAGAGAGGATGAGAACTGGTACAAACTCTCAGCGCCTGTCCACGACCCCCTCTTTTCACTCTCTCCTTCGCTTTCTCCTTTCTCTTcgcccatctctccatctgtctgggaCCCAGACAGTCTGTCATAAACATCTTGGTCGcccatctgagagagagagagaggctttaatCATTCAATTACAGTCACAGTGAATTACGATCCGTTTTCTTTTTTTAAGAGGGCGGAAAAGATACCTAGCCAAGAAGGGATGCCAACTATTGAAGAATGTACTTATAGATGCAATTAACATGCTATATGATACCACTAATGTATTGGTTATGGTGTTAGATTTACTATAGTTGTAAAGTTACATGGAAAAACCCAGAGGGTTACAGCTTAGCCACTGAAACTGAATTACCTGTCACTGAACAAATAGACCGGTAAAAAATATCCAATATTACACATGCTCAGATATGTCAGTATCAGATAGTACCTGGTAAAATGACCTGGGTATGTAATTGTGTCAATATATTTGACAAATATCCTTGTTGAGGTATTGCAACTCAACAAGGATATTGTGTCATCCTTTCAGGCCGTATATTTATGTGCAAACAGTCGCATCTGACTGTAGTCAAACTTGGCATGTAGTGCTACCCTCAGCCATTTCCTCTATTCAGATATAGGCTCAGATCCTAAGAAGTAGCAGACTGTGAGAACTCATTTCATGTAATGTGACTCAACACATGAACAATCATCTACGAAGGTTTCAGAGCTGATTGACAGATAACGATTACGGGAATAGAAGTGAAGCCATTAACCATATTTCGCAGTTGCGGCAAGAGTTCTGAGGCAAGATTTCAGCCCACCCCAACACTTTCTGATAAGGAGATCAGAGACTTGAACGTTCTCCAACAGAACATACTTTTTTCAGCATCCCAAAACACACAAATTAGTACAATCATATTTTGGCCTGTGTGTCTCGAGAGAAAGTGTTTGGAGGCCTATAGTCCACTACTGGTTGTGCAGCACCTTGTGTGGCTGATTAAGTACATTCTTTG
This window encodes:
- the LOC139408828 gene encoding voltage-dependent anion-selective channel protein 2-like isoform X1; protein product: MLVGGRELKYASFDRVKEEQCSDASQHNIGAMAVPPSYSDLGKTAKDIFSKGYGFGIVKLDLKTKSQSGVEFNTSGSSNTDTGKAAGNLETKYKMKELGLSFNQKWNTDNTLATEVTVEDQLAQGLKVALDTSFVPNTGKKSGKLKTGYKRDFLNVGCDVDFEGPIIHAAAVVGYDGWLAGYQMAFDMAKSKLAQNNFALGYKAGDFQLHTNVNDGTEFGGSIYQKVDDKLETAVTLAWTAGSNNTRFGIAAKYALDKDASLSAKVNNASLIGVGYTQTLRPGVKVTLSALIDGKNFNTGGHKVGLGFELEA
- the LOC139408827 gene encoding torsin-4A-like isoform X1; protein product: MAAEMGDQDVYDRLSGSQTDGEMGEEKGESEGESEKRGSWTGAESLYQFSSSLRAVVRIRQKYLTMKKRRLELAGLGVVGPVVGAGLFTGAPVRTSPKIFTFEGLTPSSTTTTFSSLLQKKKKKKSRRVMFPSGGGCRAPVIKEHSRAKNCLFLLCTILFLQVYNAIENLDDHVLRYDLEGLEKTLCREVFGQQGAMEALLAQLRDYLSTYVHNKPLVLSLHGTSGVGKSHVGRLLAGHFRSVVGEPLVLQYFVLHHCPLEDDAWRCARALTILVSETVLRAEEEEKIPVFIFDEAEHLHPELLDALRDLVQSKLSNEYLNAVYLFLSNQGHNHITKHLLHNSSSDSMMTVSEYHGNFVKELTPLLRNTLEMLHPLWAEAELIPLTLLEKGHVTECFLDEMMREGFYPDRTNIERLAGEIEYYPVVWGRVYARTGCKQVVAKVNLL
- the LOC139408827 gene encoding torsin-4A-like isoform X2, whose translation is MGDQDVYDRLSGSQTDGEMGEEKGESEGESEKRGSWTGAESLYQFSSSLRAVVRIRQKYLTMKKRRLELAGLGVVGPVVGAGLFTGAPVRTSPKIFTFEGLTPSSTTTTFSSLLQKKKKKKSRRVMFPSGGGCRAPVIKEHSRAKNCLFLLCTILFLQVYNAIENLDDHVLRYDLEGLEKTLCREVFGQQGAMEALLAQLRDYLSTYVHNKPLVLSLHGTSGVGKSHVGRLLAGHFRSVVGEPLVLQYFVLHHCPLEDDAWRCARALTILVSETVLRAEEEEKIPVFIFDEAEHLHPELLDALRDLVQSKLSNEYLNAVYLFLSNQGHNHITKHLLHNSSSDSMMTVSEYHGNFVKELTPLLRNTLEMLHPLWAEAELIPLTLLEKGHVTECFLDEMMREGFYPDRTNIERLAGEIEYYPVVWGRVYARTGCKQVVAKVNLL
- the LOC139408828 gene encoding voltage-dependent anion-selective channel protein 2-like isoform X2, whose protein sequence is MVPQEEGAMAVPPSYSDLGKTAKDIFSKGYGFGIVKLDLKTKSQSGVEFNTSGSSNTDTGKAAGNLETKYKMKELGLSFNQKWNTDNTLATEVTVEDQLAQGLKVALDTSFVPNTGKKSGKLKTGYKRDFLNVGCDVDFEGPIIHAAAVVGYDGWLAGYQMAFDMAKSKLAQNNFALGYKAGDFQLHTNVNDGTEFGGSIYQKVDDKLETAVTLAWTAGSNNTRFGIAAKYALDKDASLSAKVNNASLIGVGYTQTLRPGVKVTLSALIDGKNFNTGGHKVGLGFELEA